DNA from Gottschalkia purinilytica:
TCATAAACTGTCACCTTTTTCTCTTAACTTAGTGTCCAGTTTATTATACCATTTCACCCCAAATATTAGATTTTTTGTCTAACATTTGGGGTGCACTTCACTTAGCTGGCGGATATTTATTTTAAAATATAATATATGTAAAATAAATCTTATAGTTTAATAATGTAAACATTTTAATTGGTAGGATATAACTTCATATGATAAAATAGGCATGTATTATTTAAATATGTGGAAGGGCGTGATTACAATGACTAAAACATTGAATAAGATGAGGGAATACAAATAAGACTAAAGTATAATCATTATCTTATTATATTCTCTCAAAAAAATAATACTAAAAGTTAAGAGGAGAGAATATGAATAGAAAGATTACAGTTGTAAAAGGAGAAAAATCTTGGATAGAAAGTAATGCAATTGAACAACTTAAAAGAGTTTCAGAATTAGAGGGTATAGTCAAAGCTGTAGGATTACCTGATTTACATGTGGGAAAAATACCTGTTGGGGCTAGCTTTGTAACAAAAGATATTATTTATCCACATATTATAGGAAATGATATAGGATGTGGTATGACTATTTTTTCAACAGATATAAGGAAAAATAAATTTAAAATTGACAAAATAATTAAAAGACTAGAAAAGTTAAATGGAATTGAAAATGTAGATATTACAAAGTTTTTAAAAAATATAGATTTACCCTTTAAAGAGAAACTAGGAACTATAGGTTCAGGCAACCATTTTGCAGAGTTTCAAGAAATTGACCAAGTATTTGATCATGAAACATTAAAGAATATTTCTATAGACAAGAATCAGATATATTTATTAGTACACAGTGGTTCAAGAAGTTATGGAGAATATATTTTGAAAAAGTACATTGAAAAATATTCATGTCAGAATGGATTAAAAATAGATTGTGACGAATTTCAAGAATATTTAAATGAGCATAATAAAGCTGTAGACTTTGCAACTTTAAATAGAGAATTAATAGCATATAGAATTTTAAGTTGCATTAATGGAAAGGAACATAAAAAAATACTAGATAGTGTCCACAATGGTATAGAGAAAAAAGAAATAGATGGAGAAATATATTATATTCATAGAAAAGGAGCTACACCGTCAGACTTGGGATGTGTTGTGGTAGCAGGATCAAGAGGTTCAAAATCTTATATTGTAAAACCAAAGGATAATCTTATAGAATATGCATTTTCTATTTCTCACGGAGCAGGTAGAAAATGGTCCCGTTTTGGGTGTAAAGAAAAACTTGAAAATATATATTCTAAAAAGTCTATAAGACAAAATAAATTAATTCATAATTTAATATGTAATGATAAGAATATAATATATGAGGAAGCTCCAGAAGCATATAAAAATATTGAAAGAGTAATAGAAGATATGATTGATGCAAAAATGATTAAACTTGTAGCTAGTTTAAATCCTATTATTACTTATAAAGTATGATGTGTAGTAATATAGACTGTTATAATTTAATAGTTTTAAAGTTTTATTTATATTATATTGTTAAATAGAGATATATTTAATTAATAACTCCTGTTTTGAACAGGAGTTATTTTATAGAGTGTAATTTTTAATATGTACAAATTATTTATTTCATGATAATATATTTCTATAATAGAAATAAGAGGTGTTTTTAGTGGAAAATATGGAGTTTGTTGATACTATGAGAACTTTGGAAGATATTTATGAAAAATATGAGAAAAGAGTAAGTATTCAGATTTCTAATGATGATTATAATAATCTAACTTATGCTGAAACAAGGACATTATATGCAATAGGATATCCAGAAGGAAAATACATGAAGCAAATTTCAGAAATCCTTGGTATAGCTTCTAATACAGCTACTGTAGCAGTTAATCGTTTAGAGAAAAAAGGTCTTGTGAAAAGAGAATTAGGGTTAGAAGATAAAAGACAGTTTTTAATTAGCCTTACAGAAGATGCAAAGAAGCTGTTGGATCAAGTAGATAAAATATTTATAGATGAAATGAAGCGGTTATTTGCACCTCTTTCTGATACGGAAATATTATTGTTAAAAAATCTTTTATTGAAAATTAACTCAAAGTACTAATTTTTTTAATACAATACTTCTATTATAGAATTATATTCCTAAAAAATTAAGAATTAAAAAGGATTAGGAGGATTCTTATGGATGATTTAATATTTAGAGAGTTTAAGATGTCAGACTCTAAAGATTTATATAGTTTAATAGACTGTACTTGGGATTTTAATAGATTTATAGGTAATTCTGAAGATACAGCACTTGCTACAGAAATTTTTTTCCTTATAAGTTTATATTCATCAACTTATACACAAGTTATTGAAAATGATGGGAAAACTGTAGGACTACTATTTGGTAGAATAGATAAAGAATTTAATCTTTTGAAAAAGTTGAAGTGCAATTTTATAATATTAAGAAAATTAATTAGCTTTTTATTTAATAAAAATGAAAAATTATCATCATTTTCTGATTTAATTAAAAGGGGAAGAGACCTTACATATATGCCAAAAAACTTAAAGAAGATGTTTGATGGAGAAATAACATTATTTGTTGTAGATTCTAGGTGTAGAGGAAAGGGAATTGGAAAATCTCTCATGAATAATTTTATAGATATATGTAGGGATAAGAATCTAAAAAAAACTTATCTATTTACAGATACAGAATGTAATTATGGTTTTTATGAAGCTTATGGTTTTAAAAGAATTAGAGAAAGAAACTATAAATATCGTATAAAAGACGGAGATATAAGCATAGGAAATTATATATAGTTTAGCACTATAGAATATGTTTTATTTTAAGTTAATTAACATAATGGGTTAATTTATACATTGTTTAATAGTATATAGTTTAATATATAAAGTTATATTATATTTCATATTTATTATTAAAAAATATAATATAAATATTATCATCAAATTTATATCATCGTCATATACTGTACTGAGTGTTTGACAATATCAAGGTAATGTGATATTTTCAAAATAAAATAAAAATAAAACTGCAATAACATTTGGTATTGTATGTTTTAAAAAGGGAGAATTTAGATTATGAGTGAAAATAAAGTATTAGCAGTAGTGAATGGTAAAGAAATAACAGAACAAGACGTACAAACTCTTTTAACAAACTTAGGAGAACAAGTAGCAATGCAAATACAATCACAACCTGATGGTAAGAACAGGCTTGTGCACGAATTAATCAATCAAGAATTAATGTACTTAAATGCTATTGATAATAGTTTGGATAAAGATGAATATTTCGTATCAGAATTAGAAAAAACTAAGAAAAATCTTTTAATACAATACTCTGTTAATAAACTTATAGGTGATGTGTCTGCTACAGATGAAGATGTAGTTAAATATTATGATGAAAATAAAGAAAAATTTAAACAACCAGAAACTATCAGAGCTAGCCATATACTAGTTAAAGATGAAGAAGAAGCAAAAAATATAATAAGTAAATTAAATGAAGGACTTTCTTTTGAAGAAGTAGCTAAAGAAAAATCTGAATGTCCATCAAAAGATAGAGGTGGAGATTTAGGATACTTTGCTAGAGGTAGTATGGTACCTGAATTTGAAGAAGCTGCTTTCAAACTTGAGAAAGATGAAATAAGTGAGCCTGTAAAAACTCAATTTGGATATCATATAATTAAGCTAAATGATAGAAAAGAAGCTGGTATCAGTCCTTTAGAAGAAGTTAAGCAACAAATTACTCAACAAGTTACTAACTTAAAGCAACAAGATAAATACTTAAGCAAAACTAATGAACTTAAAGATAAATATAAAGTAGAAATAAACTTATAAATATAGAAGATATAGATAGAATTTTAAGTTATTAAAAAATAATTCTATATACTAGATATTTTTATATTAAATATGCTAAATTAGATAAAAGCAAAATTTCATTATAAACTTATAATGAAATTTTGCTTTTTTATTTTTGAAAGTATATTAAAAAATATATTAAATATATAATAGTGAATTTTAAAAAATTGTATAGAATGATAGTATTTGTTAATATGAAAAAATTTATCATAGAAAAATTCTATTATAAGTGCAATCGTTTTCATGCTAGAATAAAAGTTGGTGTTAATAATAATGACTACAAGGTGATTTCATGAAGATAACAATAAAAAATCTTACGAAGAAATTTAAAGATGTAGTAGCAGTAAATGAATTGAGTGTAGATATAAACGATGGGGAATTAGTGACTTTTCTAGGCCCAAGTGGATGTGGAAAAAGCACTACCTTGTTTACTTTAGCTGGACTTTATAGCCAAGATAGTGGTGAGATATACTTTGACGATATTTTAGTAAATGATATAGATACAGAGAAGCGAAATATAGGTATGGTTTTTCAGAACTATGCACTATATCCACATATGACAATTCTTAAAAATATTATGTTCCCTTTAACTATGATGAAAATATCAAAAAAACAGGCTAGAGATAATGTAGATGAAGTAGTTGAATTACTTAAAATAAAAGAATTACTAAATAGAAAACCAAATCAGCTATCAGGAGGACAACAACAAAGAGTGGCTATAGCACGAGCATTAGTGAAAAAGCCAAGTGTTCTACTTATGGATGAGCCCTTGTCTAATCTTGATGCAAAACTAAGATTACAAACAAGAGAAGAAATTAGAAAACTACAGAAAAAGCTAAATATAACTACTATCTTTGTCACACACGATCAAGATGAAGCAGCTAGTATATCAGATAAAATATTATTGATGAATAAAGGTAAATTACAACAGTATGATGAGCCAAGAAATATTTATGATAATCCTAACAACTTATTTACAGCAAAATTTATAGGGAGTGCCCCTATAAATACTTTTGAAATACATAAAATAGACGAGAAATGCTATATTCACAATACGAATATTGAAATTAATATTGAAGAAGATCAGTTTAAAAATACTTTAAGTGCAAGATTAATAGGGGCAATAAGACCTGAGGATTTAGTAGTTTGCTCTAAAGAAGAAAGTCACTTTAGTGCTATTTTAGATCAAATACAGATGATAGGAAAAGATAATTTATTAGTATTTAATTTAAATGAATATAAATTTAGATGTTTCACTTCACCTGAATATAAGATATCTCAAGGGGATAGAGTTTATTTAAAGATAAGAAAGGACAAGCTACATATTTTTAACAGCGAGACATTTAACAATATTAAGCTTCAATAGGTGATTACATGAAAAAAAGTAAAGAGATAAAAAATTTTTTGAAAGGAATGCTATACCTTGCTCCTACATTTATAATATTAGGAATATTTCAGATATATCCTATTATTAAAGCATTAGCAATGAGCTTTTATACCAAGTATAACTATTTTAAGCATATTGTATTTGAATATGGACTTGATAATTATATTAGTATTTTTAAAGATGATAACTTTATATTAGCTATGAAAAATACTTTTATATTTGTATTAGGAGTAGTACCACTATCAATTATTATAGCTACTTTTTTAGCCATGATACTTAATTCAAATATACTCTTTAAAAAGTTCTTTAATAGTGTACTTTTTTTACCATTTGTGACTAGTACAGTAGCCGTATCAGCAGTTTGGAGATGGATATTTCATTCTGAATACGGTATATTGAATCACTTTCTTGGCTTATTTGGAATTGATCCTATTAAGTGGTTAATTGATCCTAAATGGGCAATGGTAAGTTTAATTATTCTAAGCATATGGAAAACATTGGGATACAATATATTGATTATATTAACAGGATTACAAAATATCGATAATCAATATTACAATGCAGCTAAGATAGATTCTGCTAATGCATGGAATAGATTCATACATATAACACTTCCATTGCTGTCACCAACAATTTTTTTTGTAATGATTACGTCTCTTATAGGAGCATTTAAGGTATTTAGTGAAGTATATGCATTATTTCACAAGATGCCAGGGCCTGTAAATTCTTGTTTAACAATGGTCTACTACATATACGACAAATTAGCAAATCAATTTTCTTATGGTATAGCTTCAGCAGCTTCTGTAGTGTTATTTGCTATTATATTAGTAATTACCATTGTTCAATTATACATAGGTAGAAAAATGGTTCACTATAAATAAGGAGTTAAAAATGAAGAAGATAAAGATACTTAATGTACTTTCATATACTATTTTAATAGCTGGATGTGTTATTACACTTTTGCCTTTTATTTGGATGCTAAGTACATCTTTTAAAGGGTCAGGTGAGATATACATATTACCACCAAAATTTATACCAGATACCTTTAACTGGGGAAATTATAATGAAGTATTTAATAGAGTTCCTATGAAAACTTACTTTATAAATAGCTTAGTAGTTACTTTTATTGTTACTATAGGTACACTTATTACGTCAATTTTAGCAGCTTTTGCTTTTTCAAGGATTCAATTTAAGGGGAGAGATATAATCTTTGCTATTCTTTTAGGAACGATGATGGTACCTGGTGAAATGTTAATAGCACCAAACTTTGTAACATTATCAAAGCTTAATCTTATAAACACGAGACCAGCACTATACATACCTTGGCTTGCAAGTGTATCTTCAATATTCTTTGTAAGACAATTTTTTCTTACAGTACCAGAAGAATTATACCATGCAGCTAAAGTAGATGGTTGTAGTGATTTTAAATATATGATAAAGATTATGGTTCCTTTTTCAAAACCAGCACTTATAACAGTGGGGTTACTTAAGATAATATACAGTTGGAATGAATTTTTATGGCCATTACTTATGACTAGTACACCTGATAAAAGAACACTTCCTGTAGGATTAACTAACTTTATGACAGAAGCAGGAGCACATTATAACTTGCTTATGGCATATTCCAGTATAGTTATTATACCTATTATTGGTATTTATATATTTTTACAAAAGTATATTATGAGTGGTGTAACAAGGGCTGGAATTAAGGGATAATAATAAGAAACAAAAGGGGGAAATATGACATGAAAAGAATTTTATCACTATTTTTAGTAATAGCTATGGTGGTAGGAATGGTAGGCTGTAATAAACAGCAAGAAACTAATACTAAAGATGTAGGACAAGCGCAAAACAAATCTACAAAACCTGTAGAAATTGAGTTTTGGCATGCTTTAGCAGATGAAAATGGAGAAGTGTTACAATCATTAGTTGATAAGTTTAATAAACAAAATCCTAATATAAAGGTAAAAGCAGTATTCCAAGGACACTATAAAGAATTATTTGAAAAACTCAATGGAGCTGCACAAGCAGGAAATTTACCAACATTATCAATGATATATTGTAATAGACTTTCAGCATATGTCCTAAATGATTTAGTACAAGAATTAGATCCATACATATTTGACAAGAAAATTGGAATGGATAAAAAAATATGGGAGGACATTCCGAAACCTCTTAGAGATAATGGTATGTGGAATGGAAAACACTTTTCTCTTCCATTTAATAAAAGTGCTTACTTAATGTATTATAACGTAGATGCACTTAAAGAAGCTGGAGTAGAAGTTCCTACTACTTGGGAAGAGCTGAAGGAAGCTGGTAAAAAGTTATCTAAAGATGGAAAAAAAGGAATAGCTTTCAATAAAAGTGTTGGGGTAGATTTTAGTTACTGGGTAGAACAAGCAGGTGGACACATATATGATGAAAAAACAGATACTATATTAATAGACACTCCAGAGACTAAAAAGGCTTATGAGTTTATAGTTGGAATGGTAAAAGAGGGAATTGGAAAGGTAGCATTTGAAGATGGATACATAACAGGTCCTATGTCAAGAGGAGAGTCTTTCATAGGATTTGCGACATCTTCAAATCTGCCTGAAATGGAAGAAGCTTGTAAAGAAACAGGAGTAAATTGGGCAGTAGCAGAACTGCCAAAAGGAGAAAAGCAAGCATCACTATTTGCAGGTACAGATATAACTATGTTTAATACATCAACAGATGAACAAAAGAAAGCTGCTTGGGAGTTTATGAAGTTCTGGTTTGCAGAAGAAACTACAACGGAATGGGGAATTAAGTCAGGATATTTACCTATGACTAATTCATCAACAAGGTCTGATAAATTCCAAGAATTCTTGAAAACGGACTCATCGAAAAAGGTAGCTCTTGATCAGTTTTCTTATGCATATCAAGATCCAAAAGTTTTAAATGGATATGCAATTCATAAAAATATGCAAGAGGCATTAGAAGAGATATTATCAGGTAAAAAGACTATTGAACAGGCGTTAAAGGATGCACAGCAAAATACAAGAAAAGAACTAGATGAAGCTAAGAAGAGTTTCGCCAAAGAATAATATTTACAAGGGATGATGCTAAAAACATCATCCCTGTTTTATAAAATAGGAGGATGGATAGATGAAAAAAAGATCTAAAATGGTTTTAGTTTCTCATTGTATACTAAATCCTTGTTCAAAAGTTGAAGGAGTTAAAAAAGATACTTCATATAATTTAAAGTTAGTAAAATATTTTATGAAAAATGATATAGGTATAATACAATTACCGTGTCCAGAAATGTATATGTATGGATCGAAACGTTGGGGTCATGTAAAAAATCAATTTGATACTAGATTTTTTAGAGAACAATCTAAAGAATTGCTAAATCCTTTAATAAGCCAGATAACTGATTATGTAGAGAATGATTATGAGATTATTGGTGTAATAGGGATAAATGGAAGTCCAAGCTGTGGGATTAATAAAGTATGTACAGGAGAAACATGGGGAGGAGAATTCAGAAACTTAGACATAGTAAATAGAAAAGTTAAAGAATTAGTGTATTCTGATGGTAGTGGTGTTTTTATGGAAGTATTAATGGAATCTCTTAGATATTACGATATAGATGTTCCTTTTTATCCTATAGAGGAATTTAATCCAGATGATATGATAAATGAAACAATAAGTAGAATTATATAATAAATTTAACTTTTCACCTTATAATGAAAGGGTAGAATACCATATAATAGGATATACTTTATTTTATAGAGGGTTTACTAAACTAAATGTTAGAAGGTGAAATTTATGGATTTTCTAATTATTTTTTTCGCTAAGATTTTTGAAGTATCATTAACAACTATAAGAACTGTATTCTTGGCAAGAGGGGAAAAACTTATTTCCTCTGTTATCGGATTTGTAGAAGTGTTAATCTGGCTGAAAATAGTTAGTGTAGTATTAGTAGGTATAAATGAGAGTCCACAAAAAATGTTTGCTTATGCTTTAGGATTTGCTTTCGGAAACTATGTAGGATTAATAGTTGAAGAAAAGATAGCACTAGGACACTATACTATTCAAGCGATAGTTAATAAAGAAGCTGGAGATAAACTAGCTAAATTTCTAAGAGAACAAAATATAGCTGTAACAGAAATGACTGGTAAAGGAAAAGATAATGAAAAAAGTATTTTACTAATACATGTAAGAAGAAGAAATAAACAAAATATAATATCATTAATAGAAGAACATTCTACAAAAGCGTTTATAACCATAATAGACGCAAAGCAAATGTTTGGTGGTTATGGATTAACAAGAAAAAGGAGATAAGTATATGAATATAATTGATCTTTCACAAGAACTTGATATCAGTATGCCTACCTATTCAGATGATAGTAAACCAGTTATAGAAAAGGTATCTACAATCCAAGAAGACGGATACAATGAAACAAGGCTAAGTATATATTCTCATTTAGGAACACATATAGATTCTCCATTTCATATGCTGAGTAAAGGATATTCACTAGAAAAGTTTACTATAGACAAATTTGTAGGAAATGCATTTGTATTGGATATATCTAATCTTAACTTAAAGTGCTTAGAAGTTAAAGAGTTAGAAAAATATGAAAAGAATATATCCAATTGCCAATTTTTAATTATAAAGACAGGATGGAGTAAATACTGGGGAGATGAAAAATACTTTATAGATTTTCCAGTGATGACAGAGGAATCTGCAAAATGGTTAGGTAAGTTTAGCTTAAAGGGAATCGGTATAGATGCGATATCAGTTGATCCAGTAGATACTATAGATTATTTTATACATAAAATATTATTTAATAATAATATGGTTATTATAGAAAACCTTACTAACTTAGAAAAGTTACCAAGTGAATTCATATTTTCTGCTACTCCATTTAAATATAAAGAATCAGATGGTTCTCCAGTGAGAGCTATAGGAATTATATTATAATAAAAGCTTGAAAAATATATTGCCAAAGTTAAAAGATTTTATACATAATATCTTTTAACTTTGGCATTTTAAAATATATGATATAGTGGGAATTACAAAGTTTGTGTTACTGATTTGAGCTTGATTTCTATTATTGATCTAGCCAAAGAAAATTTTTATTTAAACTCCTCAGGCTTGTTAATATTTAATAAAAGCTGTTAATAGCTTTGTTAGAAAAAGTCTTCTAAATTTAAATTAATTTGATTTTCTTTAGTAAAATTATTATAGTTTCTGTTATTATTTTCTCTAGAGTGTTGATATTTTACTAAGGTATTTTTTCATAGTATTATTTTATCTATATTATTTGGATTTATATTTAGTGTTTGTGTTATCTTTTTATTTTAAAGGAACAATTATTTTACTTTAACACAATTTATTTTTTATGTTTTTCTTCTTTATTGTTATTGTATTTATTTTGTCCTTCTACTTTCTCTTTTTTTACTTTATTTTCTTTTGTTTCTTGTACTTTTGTTTCCTTTACTTTGTTTTCTTTTGTTTTATCTTCTTTTGGATTTGTTTCGTTTGCTTTTTTTACTTTATCTTCTTTTATTTTGGTTTCGTTTACTTTCTTTACTTTATCTTCTTTATTAGTTTCTTTTTTATTTATTTGATTTGAACTTTTAACTTTTATATTATTACTTTCTACTACTTTTTTACTACTATTGCTTATATTATTAGTATCTATCGGTGTTGTATTTTCTTCTTCAGAACTATTTGTAGAATTATCGACTGCTGGTTCTTCTTCTACTATTTCTTCTTTATTTTCTTCATCTTTTTGCCCTAATTTTTTGAATTTTTTAACTACACTTTGTTTTTCTTCAAATGAAGCTCTAAACTCTTCTTTAGCTTTGTCATATTCTTCTTGCCTTGATTTTAAAGCCTGCTCTATAACCTTAATTAACTCTTCATTTCCTGATTCTTCAGCTTTTTTCATAGCATTTTGTGCCATTCTTAAAGCTTTTTTAGCAGCATTAAATTTGTGTCTTTTTTCAACCATATTAGCTACTGCTTCTTTTTTTGCTTTTTGCATTTCTATTACTTTACTTATTGTTTCTTTTGCATTTCCTTCAAGATAATTTTTAATTTTATTTAATACTTCTATGGATTTTTCCTGATGTGATAATATATATATATTTAGTTTTTCTAAGTTTTCTTTAATTTCTTTCTCATCTAAATTTGAATTAATATTTGTTAATTCTTTTATAGCATTATCCAATTTTTCATTATATTGATTTACTGTTTCTTCAACAAGCTCTTGCTTACCTTTTTCCGCCATAACTTGACTTTCTCCAAGTCTTTCTTCTGCTACTTCAGATATAATATTAACTTTTTCTTCCCCTGCTGAGGCCATTTGAACTTTTAGGTTATCTAGTTTAGTATCCATAGTGTAAAGAATACTATCTGGTGTAACTCCAGCCTTATCTTTTAATGTTGTAACTTCTTCTGCATTTACATTTAAACTTGTTGCTACGAGTAAAGTAGCGATAATTGCTGATGTTATTTTCACATTTGATTCCTCCTTAAGTTTAGTTTTTACTCTTATATATTAACTACGTGTTGAGCTTTTTATTTTTAAGGGGTATGAAATAATTTATTTTTAAAAAAACTTTATTTGATACCCCCTAAAAAATATGTTAGATTACGTATATCATAATAAGTGTAGATATATATAGAAAGGTGGTTAGATTAGACTTAATATGATAGATGACAATAATAGAGACGAATTTATAGAAGAAAATAAACAATTTATATATAGTGCAGCAAGTTCAGTTTGTAAAAAAAAGCTTTCATGGGAAAATGACGATGAATTGAGTATAGCTATGATAGCATTTAATTCTGCTTGCGATAAATATAATAAAAATAAAGGTAATTTTTTAAGTTTTGCAAAAGTTTTAATAAGAAACTCATTAATCGACTTTTTTAGAAAGTCTAAAAGTTACGTTTCTCTTAATTTCTCGTTTAATAAATCTGATAATGATGAAAAGATTAATAATATTCAAGATAAAATTTCTATATCAGAATATGATAAGCAGATAGAAAATAGTAAGAGGGCATCTGAAATAAGTCAACTTTCCAAAGAACTTCTACAGTATAATTTAAATTTTTCAGATCTTATAAAATCATCACCTAGCCATAAGAATACCAGAAATGCACTTTTGAATATTGCATTTATCTGTATACAAGAAGTACATATAATTGAATATATAAAAACTAAGAAAATGCTTCCTATAAAAGAGCTGATGTTAATCACAGGAAATAATAGAAAGTATTTTGAAAAGTGGAGAAGATATTTAATTGTTCTTATAGTTATTTTATCAAGTGAAGAATATCCATATATTAAATCTTATCTTAAAATAAAAGTTGGTGAAAAAAATGAAAACTAAAAAAGGAATAGTTATGGAAAGTAATAAAAATTACATAGTTGTATTAACAGATGATGGTCAATTTGTGAAACTTAGAGCAAAAAATAACCCTCCAAAAGTTGGTGAAATTTACATTGGTAAAGAAGTAACATCTATACGTAAGTTTGTATCAGTAGCTTCTATTCTTTTCTGTTTACTATTTGGAACAGGTGTTTATGCATATAACACTCCCACATCATCAATTATTATTGGTAATAGTTCGGATATAAAGATAGAAGTTAATATGTTCAATAGAATAATTAAGACAACACCTTTAAATGACAAAGGGAATGAAATACTTAAGTCTGTTAATGTAAAACATAAGCCTATTGACAAAGGTATTAAAATTATAGACAGCAAAAATGAAAAAAATAGTACACAGAATAAAAATAATCCTATAAAAAAAGAAAGTAATGAAATTAATAAAGGCAGTAATAAGATCAATAATAAAGATAAAGAAATTGATTATAAAGAAGTCGATAATAAAGATAAGGAAATTGATTATAAAGAAGTCGATAATAAAGATAAGGAAATTGATTATAAAGGAGCCAATGATAAAGATAAGACAATTTATAAAAAGAATCAAAATAGTATGGTAAATCAAAGTAATAAAAATAAGGGAAATATAAAATCTAAA
Protein-coding regions in this window:
- a CDS encoding ABC transporter substrate-binding protein; amino-acid sequence: MKRILSLFLVIAMVVGMVGCNKQQETNTKDVGQAQNKSTKPVEIEFWHALADENGEVLQSLVDKFNKQNPNIKVKAVFQGHYKELFEKLNGAAQAGNLPTLSMIYCNRLSAYVLNDLVQELDPYIFDKKIGMDKKIWEDIPKPLRDNGMWNGKHFSLPFNKSAYLMYYNVDALKEAGVEVPTTWEELKEAGKKLSKDGKKGIAFNKSVGVDFSYWVEQAGGHIYDEKTDTILIDTPETKKAYEFIVGMVKEGIGKVAFEDGYITGPMSRGESFIGFATSSNLPEMEEACKETGVNWAVAELPKGEKQASLFAGTDITMFNTSTDEQKKAAWEFMKFWFAEETTTEWGIKSGYLPMTNSSTRSDKFQEFLKTDSSKKVALDQFSYAYQDPKVLNGYAIHKNMQEALEEILSGKKTIEQALKDAQQNTRKELDEAKKSFAKE
- a CDS encoding RNA ligase RtcB family protein → MNRKITVVKGEKSWIESNAIEQLKRVSELEGIVKAVGLPDLHVGKIPVGASFVTKDIIYPHIIGNDIGCGMTIFSTDIRKNKFKIDKIIKRLEKLNGIENVDITKFLKNIDLPFKEKLGTIGSGNHFAEFQEIDQVFDHETLKNISIDKNQIYLLVHSGSRSYGEYILKKYIEKYSCQNGLKIDCDEFQEYLNEHNKAVDFATLNRELIAYRILSCINGKEHKKILDSVHNGIEKKEIDGEIYYIHRKGATPSDLGCVVVAGSRGSKSYIVKPKDNLIEYAFSISHGAGRKWSRFGCKEKLENIYSKKSIRQNKLIHNLICNDKNIIYEEAPEAYKNIERVIEDMIDAKMIKLVASLNPIITYKV
- a CDS encoding GNAT family N-acetyltransferase, whose translation is MDDLIFREFKMSDSKDLYSLIDCTWDFNRFIGNSEDTALATEIFFLISLYSSTYTQVIENDGKTVGLLFGRIDKEFNLLKKLKCNFIILRKLISFLFNKNEKLSSFSDLIKRGRDLTYMPKNLKKMFDGEITLFVVDSRCRGKGIGKSLMNNFIDICRDKNLKKTYLFTDTECNYGFYEAYGFKRIRERNYKYRIKDGDISIGNYI
- a CDS encoding carbohydrate ABC transporter permease, which encodes MKKIKILNVLSYTILIAGCVITLLPFIWMLSTSFKGSGEIYILPPKFIPDTFNWGNYNEVFNRVPMKTYFINSLVVTFIVTIGTLITSILAAFAFSRIQFKGRDIIFAILLGTMMVPGEMLIAPNFVTLSKLNLINTRPALYIPWLASVSSIFFVRQFFLTVPEELYHAAKVDGCSDFKYMIKIMVPFSKPALITVGLLKIIYSWNEFLWPLLMTSTPDKRTLPVGLTNFMTEAGAHYNLLMAYSSIVIIPIIGIYIFLQKYIMSGVTRAGIKG
- a CDS encoding peptidyl-prolyl cis-trans isomerase, whose protein sequence is MSENKVLAVVNGKEITEQDVQTLLTNLGEQVAMQIQSQPDGKNRLVHELINQELMYLNAIDNSLDKDEYFVSELEKTKKNLLIQYSVNKLIGDVSATDEDVVKYYDENKEKFKQPETIRASHILVKDEEEAKNIISKLNEGLSFEEVAKEKSECPSKDRGGDLGYFARGSMVPEFEEAAFKLEKDEISEPVKTQFGYHIIKLNDRKEAGISPLEEVKQQITQQVTNLKQQDKYLSKTNELKDKYKVEINL
- a CDS encoding ABC transporter ATP-binding protein, with the protein product MKITIKNLTKKFKDVVAVNELSVDINDGELVTFLGPSGCGKSTTLFTLAGLYSQDSGEIYFDDILVNDIDTEKRNIGMVFQNYALYPHMTILKNIMFPLTMMKISKKQARDNVDEVVELLKIKELLNRKPNQLSGGQQQRVAIARALVKKPSVLLMDEPLSNLDAKLRLQTREEIRKLQKKLNITTIFVTHDQDEAASISDKILLMNKGKLQQYDEPRNIYDNPNNLFTAKFIGSAPINTFEIHKIDEKCYIHNTNIEINIEEDQFKNTLSARLIGAIRPEDLVVCSKEESHFSAILDQIQMIGKDNLLVFNLNEYKFRCFTSPEYKISQGDRVYLKIRKDKLHIFNSETFNNIKLQ
- a CDS encoding MarR family winged helix-turn-helix transcriptional regulator, producing MEFVDTMRTLEDIYEKYEKRVSIQISNDDYNNLTYAETRTLYAIGYPEGKYMKQISEILGIASNTATVAVNRLEKKGLVKRELGLEDKRQFLISLTEDAKKLLDQVDKIFIDEMKRLFAPLSDTEILLLKNLLLKINSKY
- a CDS encoding carbohydrate ABC transporter permease translates to MKKSKEIKNFLKGMLYLAPTFIILGIFQIYPIIKALAMSFYTKYNYFKHIVFEYGLDNYISIFKDDNFILAMKNTFIFVLGVVPLSIIIATFLAMILNSNILFKKFFNSVLFLPFVTSTVAVSAVWRWIFHSEYGILNHFLGLFGIDPIKWLIDPKWAMVSLIILSIWKTLGYNILIILTGLQNIDNQYYNAAKIDSANAWNRFIHITLPLLSPTIFFVMITSLIGAFKVFSEVYALFHKMPGPVNSCLTMVYYIYDKLANQFSYGIASAASVVLFAIILVITIVQLYIGRKMVHYK